In one Bradyrhizobium sp. 4 genomic region, the following are encoded:
- a CDS encoding alpha-2-macroglobulin, which translates to MIGLVRAVTLCATLAFGLSVAQAADKAFKRDDLADSAIKLEAQIKGEAGPVAKTGASLRTDADAAFRRNDYRTGLSVLGQIAATTPEDAGNWLRLAKVIFQISPKSSSEQTFLLERASTAAYIAYQRAANAGEEADALAVLGKSLSERKLWRPALDALRLSLDMREVADVRGQYEKMRDEHGFRLLDYTVDSDSASPRACFQFSEELAKRTDFAPYLALAGQDKPALSAEGKQLCVDGLKHGERYNINLRAGLPSTVKEGLPKSAEFNVYVRDRKPFVRFTSRAYVLPRTGQRGIPVVSVNTPAVNINVFRIGDRNLINTVVDSDFQKTLSKYQLSDLGGERGVKVWTGELATAMTLNQDVTTAFPVDQALGELQPGVYVMTAAAKGPGSDDDYQLATQWFIVSDLGVTAYSGNDGIHVFVNSLASTDPVGKAEVRLVARNNEILATRKTDESGHLLFEAGLARGEGGLSPAMLIVTGEKADYAFLSLKSSAFDLSDRGVSGRAVPAGADAFVYAERGVYRSSETVYLTALLRDGQGNAVTGGPMTLVIERPDGVEYRRAVLADQGAGGRTLSVPLNSAVPTGTWRVRAFTDPKGSSVGETTFMVEDYVPDRIEFDLSAKDKLIKANAPVELKADGHFLYGAPASGLALEGDMLVAPASERPGFAGYQFGVADEETTSNERTPLENLPEADANGVATFPVTLDKQSASTRPQEAQIFVRMVETGGRAVERKIVLPVAPAAAMIGIKPLFGDKNVAEGDKAEFDVVFVSPEGERLRRDGLRYELLKMESRYQWYRQSNYWEYEPVKSTSRVSDGDVTVAADKPSRIALTPRPGRYRLDVKSNDADGPVTSVQFDVGWYSDGSADTPDLLETSIDKPQYASGDTMTVSVNVRSAGKLTVNVLGDRLLTTQTIDVKEGTAQVKLPVGKDWGTGAYVVATLRRPLDAAAQRMPGRAIGLKWFGIDKQTRTLQVKLTPPALIRPNAMLKIPVKLDGLNPGEDAKIVIAAVDVGILNLTNYKPPAPDDYYLGQRRLSAEIRDLYGQLIDGMSGTRGQIKSGGDAGAAELQGSPPAQKPLALYSGIVTVAADGTAEVSFDIPEFAGTARVMAVAWTATKLGRANIDVVIRDPVVLTTTLPRFLLNGDHGTVNLEIDNVEGQAGDYVINVKTGGPVKMTGNPATTVKLAAKQRNSFSLAIDATAAGQATLDIDIKGPNGLALARHYALDVKAATQVLARRSIRTLAKGESLTLTSDMFADLVPGTGSVSVSASLSTALDAATILKALDRYPYGCSEQITSRAMPLLYVNELAVGAHLAMDTEVDQRIRDAIERLLARQGSNGSFGLWSAGGDDAWLDAYVTDFLTRAREKGFVVPDVLFKTALDRIRNSVVNGNEPDKDGGRDLAYGLYVLARNGAAPIGDLRYLADTKLSNLATPIAKSQLAAALALVGDRNRAERVYGAALDSLAPKPVLEFGRTDYGSQLRDAAALVSLASEGNAPKATLTQAVSRVETARGLTPYTSTQENAWLVLAARALAKENLSMEVDGQPVKTALYRSYKAATLEGKPLKITNTGDAPVQAVVSVSGSPVTPEPAASNGFKIERSFFTLDGKPADISKVKQNDRFAVVLKITEAKPEYGHIMVSDYLPAGLEIDNPKLVSSGDSGTLGWIEDGEEPEDTEFRDDRFTAAVDRASDSKAVFTVAYVVRVVSPGKYVLPQAYVEDMYNPSRYGRTGTGTVEVRAAK; encoded by the coding sequence ATGATCGGTCTTGTTCGCGCCGTCACACTCTGCGCCACGCTGGCGTTCGGCCTTAGCGTAGCGCAGGCCGCCGACAAAGCCTTCAAGCGGGACGACCTCGCCGATTCCGCGATCAAGCTGGAGGCGCAGATCAAGGGCGAGGCGGGGCCGGTCGCCAAGACTGGCGCGAGCTTGCGCACCGACGCCGATGCTGCCTTCCGGCGCAACGACTATCGCACCGGCCTGTCGGTGCTCGGCCAGATCGCGGCGACCACGCCGGAGGATGCCGGCAACTGGCTGCGGCTGGCGAAAGTCATCTTCCAGATATCGCCGAAGAGTTCGAGCGAGCAGACGTTCCTGCTGGAGCGCGCCTCGACTGCCGCCTACATCGCCTACCAGCGTGCCGCTAATGCGGGCGAGGAGGCCGACGCGCTCGCGGTGCTCGGCAAGTCGCTGTCCGAACGCAAGCTGTGGCGGCCGGCGCTGGATGCGCTGCGGCTGTCGCTCGACATGCGCGAGGTCGCCGATGTCCGCGGCCAATATGAGAAGATGCGTGACGAGCACGGTTTTCGGCTGCTCGACTACACCGTGGACTCGGACTCCGCCAGTCCGCGCGCCTGCTTCCAGTTCTCGGAGGAGCTGGCGAAACGCACCGATTTCGCGCCGTACCTCGCGCTGGCGGGCCAGGACAAGCCGGCCCTGTCGGCCGAGGGCAAGCAGCTCTGCGTCGACGGGCTGAAGCATGGCGAGCGCTACAACATCAATCTGCGCGCCGGCCTGCCGTCCACCGTGAAGGAGGGCCTGCCGAAATCGGCCGAGTTCAACGTCTATGTGCGCGACCGCAAGCCGTTCGTGCGCTTCACCAGCCGCGCCTATGTGCTGCCGAGGACCGGCCAGCGCGGCATTCCCGTGGTCAGCGTCAACACGCCAGCCGTCAACATCAACGTGTTCCGGATCGGCGACCGCAATTTGATCAACACGGTGGTCGACAGCGATTTCCAGAAGACTCTGTCGAAATACCAGCTCAGCGATCTCGGCGGCGAGCGCGGCGTGAAAGTCTGGACCGGCGAGCTCGCGACCGCGATGACGCTGAACCAGGACGTCACCACCGCATTCCCGGTCGACCAGGCGCTCGGCGAACTGCAGCCCGGCGTTTATGTGATGACGGCCGCGGCCAAGGGGCCGGGCTCGGACGACGACTACCAGCTCGCCACCCAATGGTTCATCGTGTCCGATCTCGGCGTCACGGCCTATTCTGGCAATGACGGCATCCATGTCTTCGTGAATTCGCTGGCCTCGACCGATCCGGTCGGCAAGGCCGAGGTGCGGCTGGTCGCGCGCAACAACGAGATCCTGGCCACCCGCAAGACCGATGAGAGCGGCCATTTGCTGTTCGAGGCGGGGCTTGCGCGCGGCGAGGGCGGTCTGTCGCCGGCGATGCTCATCGTGACCGGTGAGAAGGCCGACTATGCCTTCCTCAGCCTCAAGTCCTCCGCCTTCGACCTGTCGGACCGTGGCGTTTCGGGCAGGGCCGTGCCTGCGGGCGCCGACGCCTTCGTCTATGCCGAGCGCGGCGTCTACCGCTCCAGCGAGACCGTCTATCTGACCGCGCTGTTGCGCGACGGGCAGGGCAACGCCGTCACCGGCGGGCCGATGACCCTGGTGATCGAGCGCCCCGACGGCGTCGAATACCGCCGCGCCGTGCTGGCCGACCAGGGCGCCGGCGGGCGCACCCTGTCCGTGCCGCTCAACTCGGCCGTCCCGACCGGGACCTGGCGGGTGCGCGCCTTCACCGATCCGAAGGGCTCTTCGGTGGGCGAAACTACCTTCATGGTCGAGGACTACGTCCCTGATCGGATCGAATTCGACTTGTCTGCCAAGGACAAGCTGATCAAAGCTAACGCTCCAGTGGAGCTTAAGGCGGACGGTCATTTCCTCTATGGCGCGCCGGCCTCCGGGCTGGCGCTCGAAGGCGACATGCTGGTCGCGCCCGCGTCGGAGCGGCCGGGCTTTGCCGGCTACCAGTTCGGCGTTGCCGACGAGGAGACCACCTCGAACGAGCGCACGCCGCTGGAGAACCTGCCGGAAGCTGACGCCAACGGCGTTGCCACCTTCCCGGTCACGCTCGACAAGCAGTCGGCCTCGACGCGACCGCAGGAGGCGCAGATCTTCGTCCGCATGGTCGAGACCGGCGGCCGCGCCGTCGAACGCAAGATCGTGCTGCCGGTCGCGCCTGCTGCTGCCATGATCGGCATCAAGCCGCTGTTCGGCGACAAGAACGTCGCCGAGGGCGACAAGGCCGAGTTCGATGTCGTGTTCGTCTCGCCCGAGGGTGAGAGGCTTCGCCGCGACGGCCTGCGCTACGAGCTCCTGAAGATGGAGTCGCGCTACCAGTGGTATCGCCAGAGCAATTACTGGGAGTACGAGCCGGTCAAATCGACCTCGCGCGTCTCCGATGGCGACGTGACCGTTGCCGCGGACAAGCCGTCGCGGATTGCGCTGACCCCACGGCCCGGCCGCTACCGGTTGGATGTGAAGTCGAACGACGCCGACGGCCCGGTTACCTCGGTGCAGTTCGACGTCGGCTGGTATTCCGACGGCAGCGCCGACACACCGGACCTCCTGGAGACCTCGATCGACAAGCCGCAATACGCCTCGGGCGACACGATGACCGTGTCGGTCAACGTCCGCAGCGCCGGCAAGCTGACGGTCAACGTGCTCGGCGATCGCCTGCTGACGACGCAGACCATCGACGTCAAGGAAGGCACCGCCCAGGTGAAGCTCCCGGTCGGCAAGGACTGGGGCACCGGCGCCTATGTGGTGGCGACGCTGCGCCGTCCGCTCGATGCGGCCGCGCAACGCATGCCGGGCCGTGCCATCGGCCTCAAGTGGTTCGGCATCGACAAGCAGACCCGCACGCTCCAGGTGAAGCTGACGCCGCCGGCTCTGATCCGGCCGAATGCGATGTTGAAGATCCCGGTCAAGCTCGACGGGCTCAATCCGGGCGAGGACGCCAAGATCGTCATCGCCGCGGTCGACGTCGGCATCCTCAATCTCACCAATTACAAGCCACCCGCGCCGGACGACTATTATCTCGGTCAGCGCCGCCTGAGCGCGGAGATCCGCGATCTCTATGGGCAACTCATCGACGGCATGTCGGGCACGCGCGGGCAGATCAAGTCCGGCGGCGACGCTGGTGCCGCCGAGCTCCAGGGCTCGCCGCCCGCGCAAAAGCCGCTCGCGCTCTATTCGGGCATCGTCACCGTTGCCGCCGACGGCACGGCAGAAGTGAGCTTCGATATTCCGGAGTTCGCCGGCACCGCGCGCGTGATGGCGGTGGCGTGGACCGCGACCAAGCTCGGTCGCGCCAACATCGACGTCGTGATCCGCGATCCCGTGGTGCTGACCACGACCCTGCCGCGCTTCCTGCTCAACGGCGACCACGGCACGGTCAATCTCGAGATCGACAATGTCGAAGGGCAGGCCGGCGATTACGTCATCAACGTGAAGACGGGCGGGCCGGTGAAGATGACCGGCAATCCCGCAACCACGGTCAAGCTCGCCGCCAAGCAGCGCAACTCCTTCTCGCTCGCTATCGACGCGACGGCGGCGGGGCAGGCGACGCTCGACATCGACATCAAGGGGCCGAATGGCCTGGCGCTGGCGCGCCATTATGCGCTCGACGTCAAGGCGGCGACGCAAGTCCTGGCGCGGCGCTCGATCCGGACGCTCGCGAAGGGCGAGAGCCTGACGTTGACCTCGGATATGTTCGCCGATCTCGTGCCGGGAACCGGCAGCGTCTCGGTCTCAGCCAGCCTGTCGACTGCGCTCGATGCAGCGACGATCCTCAAAGCGCTCGACCGCTATCCCTATGGCTGCTCGGAACAGATCACCAGCCGGGCGATGCCGTTGCTCTATGTCAACGAGCTCGCTGTCGGCGCGCATCTGGCCATGGACACCGAGGTCGACCAGCGCATCCGCGACGCCATCGAGCGGCTGCTGGCTCGCCAGGGCTCGAACGGCTCGTTTGGGCTGTGGTCGGCCGGTGGTGACGATGCCTGGCTCGATGCGTATGTGACGGACTTCCTGACCCGCGCCCGCGAAAAGGGTTTTGTGGTGCCGGATGTGCTGTTCAAGACTGCGCTGGATCGTATCCGCAACTCCGTCGTCAACGGCAACGAGCCGGACAAGGACGGCGGCCGCGATCTCGCCTACGGCCTCTATGTGCTTGCGCGAAACGGCGCGGCGCCAATCGGCGACCTCCGCTATCTCGCCGACACCAAGCTGAGCAACCTCGCAACTCCCATCGCGAAATCGCAGCTCGCCGCGGCGCTCGCGCTGGTCGGCGACCGCAACCGTGCGGAGCGGGTCTATGGCGCAGCCCTCGACAGTCTCGCCCCAAAGCCGGTGCTGGAGTTCGGCCGCACCGACTATGGCTCGCAGCTCCGCGATGCCGCAGCGCTGGTGTCGCTTGCCAGTGAAGGCAATGCCCCGAAGGCGACGCTGACGCAGGCGGTGTCGCGGGTCGAGACCGCGCGCGGGCTGACGCCCTACACCTCCACGCAGGAGAATGCGTGGCTGGTGCTGGCGGCGCGCGCGCTCGCCAAGGAGAACCTGTCGATGGAGGTGGACGGCCAGCCGGTCAAGACCGCGCTGTACCGCAGCTACAAGGCTGCGACCCTGGAAGGCAAGCCGCTGAAGATCACCAACACCGGTGATGCGCCGGTGCAGGCGGTGGTCTCGGTGTCGGGCTCGCCGGTGACGCCGGAGCCCGCGGCATCGAACGGCTTCAAGATCGAGCGCAGTTTCTTCACGCTCGACGGCAAGCCCGCCGATATCAGCAAGGTCAAGCAGAACGACCGCTTCGCCGTGGTGCTCAAGATCACCGAGGCCAAGCCCGAGTACGGCCACATCATGGTGTCCGACTATCTGCCGGCCGGCCTGGAGATCGACAATCCAAAACTGGTGTCGTCGGGTGACAGCGGCACGCTGGGCTGGATCGAGGATGGCGAAGAGCCCGAGGATACCGAGTTCCGCGACGACCGCTTCACGGCTGCCGTCGACCGGGCCTCGGATTCCAAGGCGGTGTTCACGGTGGCCTATGTCGTGCGTGTGGTCTCGCCCGGCAAATACGTGCTGCCGCAAGCCTATGTCGAGGACATGTACAATCCCTCGCGCTACGGCCGCACCGGGACCGGCACGGTCGAGGTGCGGGCGGCGAAGTGA
- the pbpC gene encoding penicillin-binding protein 1C, with protein MSGRENLDGRDEPGHDGARGRGHRLLSGLALTLILTIVGFVAWVYSLGPLPFDEARQVSTTIVDRNGKLLRAYAMADGRWRLPVETKANVDPTYLKLLLAYEDQRFYAHDGIDPLALGRAAFQLGTRGHIVSGGSTISMQLARLMEPRRQRSLYAKLRQMVRAIEIERSLSKEQILDLYLALAPYGGNLEGIRAASIAYLGKEPKRLSLAEAALLVALPQSPETRRLDRYPDAARKARDRVLDRMVEEQQISRDDAKQAKAVPVPKLRKPMPILAPHASDAALATVKDAPVIKLTLDANLQKVLEPLARDRAIALGPNISVGIIVLDNESGDVLARVGSADYFDERRAGQVDMTRAVRSPGSTLKPFIYGLAFEDGFVHPDSLIDDRPVRFGSYAPENFDMTFQGTVPVKKALQLSLNVPAIVLLDRVGASRLASRLRQAGGNLVLPKDEAPGLAMGLGGVGVTLQDLAQLYAGFARLGTTRPLREIITDRDDREPLRLLDQVAAWQVGNVLLGTPPPENAAHNRIAFKTGTSYGYRDAWSMGFDGRMTIGVWVGRPDGAPVPGLIGRVAAAPILFDAFARTGKTLLPLPKPPKGTLVASNAKLPLPLRRFRPVGDLVRTGGEQALHIQFPLNGSRIDVDRSGGEAGAAMPVKVAGGVLPMTVMVNGTAQGEIDGRRQRLIDPPGPGFARLTVIDATGAADTVVIRIQ; from the coding sequence ATGAGCGGGAGAGAAAATCTGGATGGCCGGGATGAGCCCGGCCATGATGGAGCAAGGGGCAGGGGCCATCGCCTCCTCTCCGGCCTCGCGCTCACGCTCATCCTCACCATCGTCGGCTTCGTCGCGTGGGTTTACTCCCTCGGCCCGCTGCCTTTCGACGAAGCCCGCCAGGTCTCCACTACCATCGTCGATCGCAACGGCAAGCTGCTGCGCGCCTATGCGATGGCGGACGGGCGCTGGCGGTTGCCGGTCGAGACAAAGGCGAATGTCGATCCGACCTACCTCAAGCTGCTGCTCGCTTATGAAGACCAGCGCTTTTACGCACATGACGGCATCGACCCGCTGGCGCTGGGGCGCGCTGCGTTTCAGCTTGGGACCCGCGGCCACATCGTCTCGGGCGGCTCGACCATCTCGATGCAGCTGGCGCGGCTGATGGAGCCGCGGCGGCAGCGCTCGCTTTATGCAAAGCTGCGGCAGATGGTGCGTGCGATCGAGATCGAGCGCAGCTTGAGCAAGGAGCAGATTCTCGATCTGTATCTCGCGCTCGCGCCTTACGGCGGCAACCTCGAAGGCATTCGCGCCGCCTCGATCGCCTATCTCGGCAAGGAGCCGAAGCGGTTGTCGCTGGCTGAAGCCGCGTTGCTGGTCGCGCTGCCGCAATCCCCGGAGACCCGCAGGCTCGATCGCTATCCCGATGCGGCGCGCAAAGCGCGCGACCGCGTGCTCGACCGCATGGTCGAGGAGCAACAGATCAGCCGCGACGATGCCAAGCAGGCCAAAGCCGTTCCCGTGCCGAAACTGCGCAAGCCGATGCCGATCCTGGCGCCGCATGCCTCCGATGCGGCGCTCGCGACGGTCAAGGACGCCCCCGTCATCAAGCTGACGCTGGATGCCAACCTGCAGAAGGTGCTGGAGCCGCTGGCGCGCGATCGTGCCATTGCGTTGGGGCCGAACATCTCGGTCGGCATCATCGTCCTCGACAATGAGAGCGGCGACGTGCTCGCGCGCGTCGGCTCAGCGGATTATTTCGACGAGCGCCGGGCAGGGCAGGTCGACATGACCCGCGCGGTCCGCTCGCCGGGCTCGACGCTGAAGCCTTTCATCTACGGGCTCGCTTTCGAGGACGGCTTCGTTCATCCCGACAGTCTGATCGACGATCGACCCGTGCGCTTCGGCTCCTACGCGCCGGAGAATTTCGACATGACGTTCCAAGGCACGGTGCCGGTAAAGAAGGCGCTGCAGCTGTCGCTGAACGTGCCCGCGATCGTCCTGCTCGACCGCGTCGGCGCGAGCCGGCTGGCCTCGCGGCTGCGCCAGGCCGGTGGCAATCTGGTTCTGCCCAAAGACGAGGCGCCGGGACTTGCCATGGGCCTTGGCGGCGTCGGCGTGACGCTGCAGGACCTCGCCCAGCTCTATGCGGGCTTCGCCCGGCTCGGCACCACCAGGCCGCTGCGCGAGATCATAACTGACAGGGACGACCGCGAGCCGCTGCGGCTGCTCGATCAGGTCGCGGCCTGGCAGGTCGGCAATGTGCTGCTCGGCACCCCGCCGCCGGAGAACGCAGCTCACAACCGCATCGCCTTCAAGACCGGCACCTCCTACGGCTACCGCGACGCCTGGTCGATGGGCTTTGACGGGCGCATGACCATCGGCGTCTGGGTCGGCCGGCCCGATGGTGCGCCGGTTCCAGGCCTGATCGGTCGGGTTGCCGCCGCACCGATCCTGTTCGACGCCTTCGCCCGGACCGGCAAGACGCTCCTGCCGTTGCCGAAGCCACCGAAGGGGACCCTGGTTGCCAGCAACGCCAAGCTGCCGTTGCCCTTGAGGCGGTTCCGCCCGGTCGGGGATCTGGTGCGGACCGGGGGCGAACAGGCCCTGCACATCCAGTTTCCGCTGAACGGCTCGCGGATCGACGTCGATCGCTCAGGTGGCGAGGCGGGCGCAGCCATGCCAGTCAAAGTCGCCGGCGGCGTCCTGCCCATGACCGTCATGGTTAACGGAACGGCGCAGGGCGAGATAGACGGACGGCGCCAGCGGCTGATCGATCCGCCCGGTCCCGGCTTTGCGCGGCTGACCGTCATCGACGCCACGGGCGCCGCGGACACAGTTGTCATTCGAATTCAATGA
- a CDS encoding glycosyltransferase family 39 protein produces MAETYPAPRFGAPREPKSPVNPGSRLVSMFDIATASHVRAVSFLLLCALLLFLPGFFTIPPVDRDEARFAQATKQMVESGDYVDIRFQEDVRYKKPVGIYWLQAAAVETASALGLPKAELRIWVYRLPSLIGAIGAVLMTYWTALGFVTRRAAVLAALLMCASVLLGVEARLAKTDAMLLFCVVAAMGAMARAYLSWQRAEDETHPPWSWPAIFWTALAVGILIKGPLILMFAGLTIVALAIQDRDASWLWKLRPLWGLMWMLVLVLPWFVAIFWRAGDAFFADSVGGDMLSKLGAQESHGAPPGLYLVLFWITFWPGAPLAAMAAPAVWRARREPGAQFLLAWLVPSWIVFEVVLTKLPHYVLPLYPAIAILTAGALERRVLSWSWLMRGSAWWFAIPVGGSIIAVVGAVMLTRQPAFVAWPFIAASLIFGLFAWWLHDNNHAERSLLNALVAALMLAVTVYGIVLPSLTPLFPSIEIARALRNVTCVGPKAAAAGYHEPSLVFLTGTQTVLTDGSGAADFLRQGSCRFALIEQRSERGFVQRAEAIGLRYKVGTRIDGYNFSQGRAISISIFRSEGTE; encoded by the coding sequence ATGGCCGAGACCTACCCAGCACCCCGTTTTGGAGCTCCGCGCGAGCCGAAATCCCCGGTGAATCCGGGCAGCCGGCTCGTGTCCATGTTCGATATCGCCACGGCCAGCCACGTCCGCGCGGTGAGCTTCCTGCTGCTGTGCGCGCTGCTGCTATTCCTGCCGGGCTTCTTTACGATTCCGCCGGTTGACCGCGACGAGGCGCGCTTTGCGCAGGCCACCAAGCAGATGGTCGAGAGCGGCGATTATGTCGACATCCGCTTTCAGGAGGACGTCCGCTACAAGAAGCCGGTCGGGATCTACTGGCTGCAAGCGGCCGCGGTCGAGACGGCATCGGCGCTCGGTCTGCCGAAGGCCGAGTTGCGAATCTGGGTCTACCGGCTGCCCTCGCTGATCGGCGCCATCGGTGCCGTGCTCATGACTTATTGGACGGCGCTCGGCTTCGTCACGCGGCGCGCCGCGGTGCTTGCAGCGCTTCTGATGTGCGCCTCCGTGCTGCTCGGCGTCGAGGCGCGGCTTGCGAAGACCGACGCGATGCTGCTGTTCTGCGTGGTCGCCGCGATGGGCGCGATGGCGCGGGCCTATCTGTCGTGGCAGCGCGCCGAGGACGAGACGCATCCGCCATGGAGCTGGCCCGCGATCTTCTGGACGGCTCTCGCTGTCGGCATCCTGATCAAGGGTCCGCTGATCCTGATGTTCGCAGGCCTCACCATCGTCGCGCTCGCGATCCAGGACCGCGATGCCTCCTGGCTATGGAAGCTGCGCCCGCTCTGGGGCCTGATGTGGATGCTGGTGCTGGTGCTGCCCTGGTTCGTCGCGATCTTCTGGCGCGCGGGCGATGCCTTCTTCGCCGATTCCGTCGGCGGCGACATGTTGAGCAAGTTGGGCGCGCAGGAATCCCACGGCGCGCCGCCCGGACTGTACCTGGTGCTGTTCTGGATCACGTTCTGGCCCGGCGCGCCGCTCGCCGCGATGGCCGCGCCCGCGGTCTGGCGCGCGCGGCGCGAGCCCGGCGCGCAGTTCCTGCTGGCCTGGCTGGTCCCGTCCTGGATCGTGTTCGAGGTGGTGTTGACCAAGCTGCCGCATTACGTGCTGCCGCTGTACCCTGCGATCGCGATCCTCACCGCGGGCGCGCTCGAGCGGCGCGTGCTGTCGTGGTCCTGGCTGATGCGCGGCTCCGCCTGGTGGTTCGCGATCCCCGTTGGCGGCTCGATCATCGCGGTCGTCGGCGCGGTGATGCTGACGCGGCAGCCTGCTTTCGTGGCGTGGCCGTTCATCGCGGCCTCGCTGATCTTCGGCCTGTTCGCCTGGTGGCTCCACGACAACAATCACGCCGAGCGCTCGCTGCTCAACGCGCTGGTCGCAGCCCTGATGCTCGCGGTGACAGTCTACGGCATCGTGCTGCCGTCGCTGACGCCGCTGTTTCCGAGCATCGAGATCGCACGCGCGCTTCGCAACGTCACCTGCGTCGGCCCGAAGGCGGCCGCGGCCGGCTATCACGAGCCAAGCCTCGTCTTCCTGACCGGCACGCAGACGGTGCTCACCGACGGTTCGGGCGCGGCGGATTTCCTGCGGCAGGGGAGTTGCCGTTTCGCGCTGATCGAGCAGCGTTCGGAGCGCGGCTTCGTGCAGCGCGCCGAGGCGATCGGGCTGCGCTACAAGGTTGGTACGCGCATCGACGGCTACAATTTCTCCCAAGGGCGTGCGATCTCGATCTCGATCTTCCGCTCGGAAGGCACCGAGTAG
- a CDS encoding phosphatase PAP2 family protein translates to MSAPTDIAPRASYPAQLLTLSGRALAQLVRTPSHSRRAEAARKLARHSLWLSAAGAALVIALMVVFDLTEIQLMPARGTPGLWPIRILTDFGKDEYVLSVLGGGLVVLALVAAGLRGTSRTLLLGLGTRLQFMFLSVAVPIFVAEILKYLIGRGRPFVGGKANPFNFIPFEGTGAYASLPSGHAVTAFALAFAVSALWPRLRVFMFTYAIVILLTRLVLLAHHPSDVVAGALVGMVGAMAVRYWFAARRLGFAIRADGTIVPLAGAVSGRLKRVAHGASAP, encoded by the coding sequence ATGTCGGCACCCACCGACATCGCGCCGCGCGCGAGCTATCCCGCGCAATTGCTCACGCTGTCGGGGCGCGCCCTGGCGCAGCTCGTGCGTACGCCCTCGCATTCGCGCCGCGCCGAGGCCGCGCGAAAGCTGGCGCGGCATTCGCTGTGGCTCAGTGCGGCAGGTGCAGCCCTGGTCATCGCGCTGATGGTCGTGTTCGACCTGACCGAGATCCAGCTGATGCCGGCGCGCGGCACGCCGGGCCTGTGGCCGATCCGCATCCTGACCGATTTCGGCAAGGACGAGTATGTGCTCTCCGTGCTCGGGGGCGGGCTGGTGGTGCTGGCGCTGGTTGCGGCGGGATTGCGCGGCACAAGCCGCACGTTGCTGCTCGGCCTCGGCACGCGGCTGCAGTTCATGTTTCTGTCTGTTGCCGTGCCGATATTCGTCGCCGAGATCCTGAAATATCTCATCGGTCGAGGACGTCCGTTCGTCGGCGGCAAGGCCAATCCGTTCAACTTCATCCCATTCGAGGGGACGGGGGCCTATGCCAGTCTGCCGTCGGGTCATGCGGTGACGGCGTTCGCACTGGCGTTCGCCGTCTCGGCGCTATGGCCGCGCCTGCGCGTATTCATGTTCACTTACGCGATCGTGATCCTGCTGACGCGACTGGTGCTGCTCGCGCACCACCCGAGCGACGTGGTGGCCGGCGCCCTGGTCGGCATGGTCGGCGCCATGGCGGTGCGCTACTGGTTCGCGGCCCGCAGGCTCGGCTTTGCCATCCGTGCCGACGGCACCATTGTGCCTCTTGCAGGGGCGGTCTCGGGCCGCCTCAAAAGGGTTGCCCACGGGGCATCCGCCCCATAA
- a CDS encoding glycosyltransferase family 2 protein encodes MSSQPSVFQPSVSIVVPVRNEADNIVPLIEEIGAALDGRWAYEIIYVNDGSTDATGERLGAVMKQRDNLRQLRHAKSGGQSAAVRSGVRAARGAIVATLDGDGQNNPAFLPDLIAAVENGSKVGLAAGQRVGRKDTGFKKFQSRVANGVRNAILKDGTRDTGCGLKAFRREVFLMMPYFDGLHRFLPALVRREGYEIAYVDVIDRPRRSGVSNYGFFDRLWIGIMDLVGVWWLIRRKKPTPDVTEVKA; translated from the coding sequence TTGTCGTCCCAGCCTTCGGTTTTCCAGCCCTCGGTTTCCATCGTCGTTCCCGTGCGCAACGAAGCCGACAACATTGTGCCGCTGATCGAGGAGATCGGCGCGGCGCTCGACGGCCGCTGGGCCTATGAGATCATCTACGTCAATGACGGTTCGACCGACGCGACCGGCGAACGGCTCGGCGCGGTCATGAAGCAGCGGGACAATCTGCGCCAACTGCGCCATGCCAAATCAGGCGGCCAATCCGCGGCCGTGCGCAGCGGCGTGCGTGCGGCACGCGGCGCGATCGTGGCGACGCTCGACGGCGACGGGCAGAACAATCCGGCCTTCCTGCCGGACTTGATCGCGGCCGTCGAGAACGGAAGCAAGGTCGGACTCGCCGCCGGACAACGCGTCGGCCGCAAGGATACCGGCTTCAAGAAATTCCAGTCGCGCGTCGCCAACGGCGTCCGCAACGCGATCCTGAAGGACGGTACGCGCGACACCGGCTGCGGCCTGAAGGCGTTCCGGCGCGAGGTGTTCCTGATGATGCCCTATTTCGACGGGCTGCATCGCTTTTTGCCGGCGCTGGTGCGCCGCGAGGGCTACGAGATCGCCTATGTCGACGTGATCGACCGGCCGCGCCGCTCCGGCGTGTCAAACTACGGTTTCTTCGACCGGCTGTGGATCGGCATAATGGATCTCGTGGGCGTGTGGTGGCTGATCCGCCGCAAGAAGCCGACGCCGGATGTGACTGAGGTGAAGGCATGA
- a CDS encoding lipid-A-disaccharide synthase N-terminal domain-containing protein: MIIQYGQALSNYFYDVFVAKFDFWLAFGLVAQLFFTARFLVQWIASERAGNSVVPMAFWFCSMGGGLMTLVYGVVKREPVIILGQALATVIYIRNIMLIVKNRGRASKTLER; encoded by the coding sequence ATGATCATCCAATACGGTCAGGCGCTGAGCAACTATTTCTACGACGTCTTCGTGGCCAAGTTCGACTTCTGGCTCGCGTTCGGCCTCGTCGCGCAGCTGTTCTTTACCGCACGCTTCCTGGTGCAGTGGATCGCGAGCGAGCGCGCCGGCAACAGCGTGGTGCCGATGGCGTTCTGGTTCTGCTCCATGGGCGGCGGGCTGATGACGCTGGTCTATGGCGTCGTCAAGCGCGAGCCCGTCATTATCCTCGGCCAGGCGCTGGCGACCGTCATCTATATTCGCAACATCATGCTGATCGTGAAGAACCGCGGCCGGGCGTCAAAGACGCTGGAGCGCTGA